The genomic stretch ATTTAGCATTCCTGATCGAATCAGTCGTTCTGACGATTAGTTTGCTGCTTTTGTGGATTCAACTTCTGCTGCTGCATCCTCTGTTTCTACTTCATCTGCTGCTGCATCTTCGCTGCTTTCTTCATCAGAAGCTTCATCTAAGGTAACTTCTTCTGTTTCGGATTCTTCTACAACTTCTGTTGTTTCGTTCTCTGTTGTAACTGCTTCTGTTGTAGCCTCTACAGTAGCCTCAGTAGCTGCTGTTGTTTCAGCAGTCTTTGTGCTTCCACATGCAGAGATAGATGCCATTGTTAATACGGCTACGCCTGTAAGTACCAGTTTTTTTGCTGTTAATTTCATAATTATTCTCCTCCTTGCGATACATAGGTGTTATTGTTACATAAATCTGTCTTGGTTCCATGTTGTCCTATGTACTTGAAACCGAGTCTCAGTTTAGCACCTTGAGGAAATAAAGTCAATGATTCCAACTCGCTATTTTTCCCAGCCAAAAACAGGCAAAATCTAAAAATTAATTACAACTGGAGCCGGATGGCCTCATAATAAATTATGAAATTTTGCTCTTGAATTTATTTTATTTTACTAGTTTTAATTTTGTCTACTCTGAAAATGTGACAATAATAATTCATTTTATAATATTTTTTTGTTAATTTTAACCACTATTTTTCCGGCAAAACTGGAAAAATCAAATAGTCAGATCAAAACTTTCCCCTATCATTCGACAGATATCTACCTTCGGTACGGTCCCGTCAAGAAGGACCGTGTTCCAATATTTTTTATTCAAATGATACCCGGGAAGTACACCGGAGAATGCCTTTCTCCAAAACTCCACCCACTCCGGATCACATTTTAGATTAATACAGACTATCCCATCCCGCTCATAGATCCAGGCAAACACCTTTTTGTTTTTTCTGTGCCGGATAACGGCCCACTGGTGGTCACGAAAGGGATAATCTTCATAAACATCAGGATAGGTTAAGCAATAAGCAATCAATTCTGCTCTGGTTTTCATCGTTATCTCTCCCTTCCTTCCCCATGCCATTGCAGACCGGACCAATACCTGCTATACTTTTAAAATAAGAAAACGGATAAAATACAGACAAAACAGGAGGAACATTCTATGTTAAAAGAACTGGTTTTAAAATGCCGGACCTTCCGACGGTTTTATGAGGATGAGGCGGTTTCCACAAAAGATTTAAGGGAGCTGGTGGATCTAGCCAGGCTCACCGCTTCAACAGCCAATTCCCAGGCGCTTAAGTTCCGGCTGTGCAGCACCCCGGAAGAAAACTCCAAGGTGTTCGATACCCTGAGCTGGGCCGGCGCTCTGCCGGACTGGGACGGACCGGAAAAGGGGGAACGTCCATCTGCCTACATCATCATTCTATGCGATCTGTCCCTTGGTAAAAATAAACTGTATGATGATGGAATTGCTGCCCAGACCATCATGCTTGGGGCTGTGGAAAAAGGATATGGCGGATGCATATTGGGAAATGTAAGGAGACGTGAACTGGCAGAAGCTCTTTCCATTGATCCATCACGGTACTCCATAGATTTAGTCCTTGCTCTTGGAAAGCCCAAGGAAGAAGTGGTCCTTGTCCCAGTGAAAGAGGACGGGGATATTCGCTATTACCGGGATGAGAATCAGGTGCACTACGTTCCAAAAAGAACCCTTGATGATATCATCATACGGTGACATAGGGCATGCAGGTGCATGTTACTTTAAAACCTCTGTCCGCATTTGGGGCAATATTCAAAATCCTCTGTGGTTTCATAACCGCAGTAGGAACATTGCTTCCGGTTCCAGTCTGAATTCCTATGGCCGGACTGCACCAGGGTCAAATCCTGCTCACTAATGTCTACAGACTCTTTATGATACAGTCTTTTTCCTTTTTCAGAGTTTAGTTCGTAAAGGGTATTACAGCAGGACATTTGAACGTAATAACGTCTGTCCCATTTTATGATGGGGATGAAAAAAATACTGAAATAACTGTAAGTCATAAATACCTGGTATCTGCCGTAGCCTCCGCACAGGCCGCAGATCACTGTTTTTGTATAATCGAGTATTTTCTTTCCCTGGCTCATGCCGCATATAAAAAACATAAGTTCCTCCTGAAAATGAATGCTGGTTTGACTATGGATTATCATGATATGTGATATTTATATGAATTCTATCATAATTCCATATCGCTTACAACTCATATGAGGACATATTCAGGACAAGCAAACAAGATTTTCACATAAGCTGTTTCACAAAAAAGAACGCATAAGATAAAGGTGCTGCAAAATGATTCGTAAATAGCCATTTTGCAGCACCTTTTCTATGTTTTATAATAACGAGAGAGGGCATTACCGCATGGTAAGTGATCTGCTCATGCTGCAATGCCCTTTAAATTATCGGTTATCTTCTGTTCCAGCCTCGGAACGGCCATAAAAAGTAATCAGGTACAACCCGCAAATTCCTACTAGAGCATACACGATTCTTGTAATCCATGTCATGCTGCCGAAAATAAATGAAACCAGGTTGAAGTTAAAGAAACCTACCAGCCCCCAGTTGACCGCGCCAATTATGGCTATAGTCAGAGCAGTGTAATTCAATGCTTTATTTCCCATGGCACTACCTCCTTTTCTTTCTTTATTATGGAGTAGTTTTTTTGTTTTTATACATTATTTTCCTAAACTATCAATCCTGGCTTTTATATCACTCTCCCTGTCCTTGAATAAAAGCCGTTCATTATATTGATAATATCGTTCACAATCGTATTCTTTTAAAAATTTAACGCTATGATACCCGGTATTTAATTCCGTTATAAATACCACCATTTCCTGTCCGTCGCCGAAGGCGGCTTCCATAAAATCAAAGGCATGCTCCAGGGATTGTCCACCCTCTTCCAAAAGCGCCTCATATCTGGCGTTTTCTTCCTCAAACAACTCCCGTATCCGGTCCCAGGGAGCCTCATTCCCGGTTCCTTCCATTCGGAGGATTTCCTCATATTGAAGAAGAAGGGCCTCCACATCCCGGCGTAAATAATCTTCTCTCCTGCTTAAAAGGCCGGCTTTTCTTCTCCTGTCCCAATCACCATTCCACTGATCCCTTAGTTCGGCAAGACGGGCCACCATGGAGGTATCCTGACCTTTTTCGGATTCCGGACTTATTTTTTTAAGTTCTTCCATCAAAAGGCCGGTTCTATCCCCCTGATCAGACACAGAGCGGAAGCTCTGACCCAATCTGGACAGCAGCAGGCCGATGACACTCAGCTTCTCATCAAA from Lacrimispora sphenoides JCM 1415 encodes the following:
- a CDS encoding MmcQ/YjbR family DNA-binding protein, with the translated sequence MKTRAELIAYCLTYPDVYEDYPFRDHQWAVIRHRKNKKVFAWIYERDGIVCINLKCDPEWVEFWRKAFSGVLPGYHLNKKYWNTVLLDGTVPKVDICRMIGESFDLTI
- a CDS encoding DUF378 domain-containing protein; its protein translation is MGNKALNYTALTIAIIGAVNWGLVGFFNFNLVSFIFGSMTWITRIVYALVGICGLYLITFYGRSEAGTEDNR
- a CDS encoding nitroreductase family protein, with product MLKELVLKCRTFRRFYEDEAVSTKDLRELVDLARLTASTANSQALKFRLCSTPEENSKVFDTLSWAGALPDWDGPEKGERPSAYIIILCDLSLGKNKLYDDGIAAQTIMLGAVEKGYGGCILGNVRRRELAEALSIDPSRYSIDLVLALGKPKEEVVLVPVKEDGDIRYYRDENQVHYVPKRTLDDIIIR
- a CDS encoding zinc ribbon domain-containing protein, translating into MFFICGMSQGKKILDYTKTVICGLCGGYGRYQVFMTYSYFSIFFIPIIKWDRRYYVQMSCCNTLYELNSEKGKRLYHKESVDISEQDLTLVQSGHRNSDWNRKQCSYCGYETTEDFEYCPKCGQRF